The Clostridium chauvoei genome has a window encoding:
- the zapA gene encoding cell division protein ZapA, protein MNTVTIKINGVEYNLKGRENQEYLVQVAKYVDGKVKDIMSNNKKLSSTAAATLASLNIADELFKADIEIEALIKERNTNEEKKIIFSERVKEIKNECDKIISEKDKEIEKLKEIISLMKEKAEEEVKKAQDSNEYKEKFEKLGQEVTIMEEEIKKNLKMKQLLEQRNKEIKFQLQNSKYKILDLENKLIEAQISLAKERKDKNVLLK, encoded by the coding sequence ATGAATACGGTAACGATTAAGATAAATGGAGTAGAATATAATTTAAAAGGAAGAGAAAACCAAGAATACTTAGTGCAAGTTGCAAAATACGTAGATGGAAAAGTAAAAGATATTATGTCAAATAATAAAAAACTTAGTTCTACTGCAGCTGCTACCCTTGCTTCTTTAAACATTGCAGATGAATTGTTTAAAGCTGATATAGAAATAGAAGCTTTAATTAAGGAACGTAATACTAATGAAGAAAAAAAGATAATTTTTAGTGAACGAGTAAAAGAAATAAAAAATGAATGTGATAAGATAATAAGTGAAAAAGATAAAGAAATTGAAAAATTAAAAGAGATAATATCTTTAATGAAAGAAAAAGCAGAAGAGGAAGTAAAAAAAGCACAAGATAGTAATGAATATAAAGAAAAGTTTGAAAAACTTGGACAAGAAGTTACTATAATGGAAGAAGAAATAAAGAAAAATCTTAAAATGAAACAATTACTTGAACAAAGAAATAAAGAAATAAAATTCCAACTTCAAAATTCAAAGTATAAAATTTTAGATTTAGAAAATAAACTTATAGAGGCTCAAATATCTTTAGCAAAAGAAAGAAAAGATAAGAATGTGTTACTTAAGTAA
- a CDS encoding DUF3656 domain-containing U32 family peptidase: MNRVEILAPAGSMESLFAAINKGADAVYLGGNKFSARAYASNFDNDNMIKAIDYAHSYGVKVYVTINTILKENEIEEAVRYVGFLYEIGVDAIIIQDLGLVKRVKEDYPDMELHASTQMTIHNGEGVLFFKEKGFQRIVLSRELSIDEVKHISKDLCIETEIFVHGALCISYSGQCLMSSMIGGRSGNRGRCAQPCRMEYTLKGNISGEKKAYILSPKDTCTIEDMEEIIESGTSSLKIEGRMKRPEYVAGVVENYRKACDKVLYNEKYNVTEGKRELLQLFNRSGFSKAYLHKNVGRDMMSYKNPKNTGVPLGLVEGNGEIILKENVSIGDGFRFRDKGFNINKIIFNGVEVRDAKRGDRVKLFPTMYKKGDELFKSLDKKLFDRLEEFIKPYNRKISLEAKVIFKVLEPMTLKINYNGNAYEFKGEIVQKAEKKPLEKERIIEALKKSGDCTFKLNKVNFEEYEEGFLRVSDLNTLRRNALEGIQKAISKSYRRKRPDKIEEEIINYSNERMDILYSCITKSQLKALIEEGKKEISLDIFNRHKDALRIVDIKELKDKNKDINIYLKVPNIIKGEFDKVIKIIDEVKPYIKGIITSNVGIIRRYENKFYIIGDYKFNIINSQALKFYQNIIDMPTLSIELNRKEIKNMLKGNKGNVQGIIYGKPELMISEYCPIGSTFGDKSSNSNCNLACTRDEFTLVDRINEKFRVMTDIFCRSYILNPTPINMIDEIEDLKNIGINSFRVEFRDEDYNEVKKVIRMLKGNEVINNKDYTKGHYRRGIE; this comes from the coding sequence ATGAATAGAGTTGAAATTTTAGCACCTGCTGGAAGTATGGAGAGTTTATTTGCAGCAATTAATAAAGGTGCTGATGCAGTTTATTTAGGTGGAAATAAGTTTTCAGCTAGAGCGTATGCCTCAAACTTTGATAATGATAACATGATAAAGGCTATAGATTATGCTCATAGCTATGGAGTAAAAGTTTATGTAACGATAAATACAATACTTAAAGAAAATGAAATAGAAGAAGCAGTAAGATATGTAGGTTTTTTATATGAAATAGGGGTAGATGCTATAATAATTCAAGATTTAGGTCTTGTTAAAAGAGTTAAAGAAGATTATCCAGATATGGAGCTTCATGCCTCTACTCAAATGACTATACATAATGGCGAAGGAGTACTATTTTTTAAAGAGAAGGGATTTCAAAGAATAGTTCTATCAAGAGAACTATCTATAGATGAAGTTAAACATATTTCAAAGGATCTTTGTATAGAGACAGAGATATTTGTACATGGAGCTCTTTGTATATCTTATTCAGGACAGTGCCTAATGAGTTCGATGATAGGTGGTAGAAGTGGAAATAGAGGTAGATGTGCTCAGCCTTGCAGAATGGAATATACATTAAAAGGCAATATATCAGGTGAAAAGAAAGCCTACATTTTAAGCCCTAAGGATACATGTACAATAGAAGATATGGAAGAAATAATAGAATCAGGTACATCTTCTTTAAAAATTGAGGGAAGAATGAAAAGACCAGAATATGTAGCGGGAGTTGTAGAGAATTATAGAAAAGCTTGTGATAAAGTGTTATATAATGAAAAATACAATGTAACTGAAGGAAAAAGGGAATTGCTTCAATTATTTAATAGAAGTGGTTTTTCAAAAGCTTATCTGCATAAAAATGTAGGAAGGGATATGATGAGTTATAAAAATCCTAAAAATACAGGTGTACCTTTAGGTTTAGTAGAGGGAAATGGAGAAATAATTTTAAAAGAGAATGTATCTATAGGAGATGGATTTAGATTTAGGGATAAAGGATTTAATATAAATAAGATTATATTTAATGGAGTAGAAGTAAGAGATGCAAAGAGGGGAGATAGAGTTAAATTATTTCCTACTATGTATAAAAAAGGTGATGAGTTATTTAAGTCTTTAGATAAAAAGTTATTTGATAGATTAGAAGAATTTATAAAACCATATAATAGAAAAATCTCATTAGAGGCAAAGGTTATATTTAAGGTGTTAGAACCTATGACTTTAAAAATAAATTATAATGGTAATGCCTATGAATTTAAAGGCGAAATTGTACAAAAAGCAGAAAAGAAACCTTTAGAAAAAGAAAGAATAATTGAAGCACTTAAAAAATCTGGAGATTGTACATTTAAATTAAATAAAGTAAATTTTGAAGAGTATGAGGAGGGTTTCTTAAGAGTATCTGATTTAAATACTTTAAGGAGAAATGCTTTAGAAGGAATTCAAAAAGCTATAAGCAAGAGTTATAGAAGAAAAAGACCTGATAAGATAGAGGAAGAAATAATAAACTATTCTAATGAAAGAATGGATATTTTATATAGTTGTATAACTAAAAGTCAACTTAAAGCACTTATTGAAGAAGGGAAAAAGGAAATTTCTTTAGATATATTCAATAGACATAAAGATGCTTTAAGAATAGTGGATATAAAAGAATTAAAAGATAAAAATAAAGATATAAATATATATCTAAAAGTTCCTAATATAATAAAAGGAGAATTTGATAAAGTAATAAAGATAATAGATGAAGTTAAACCATATATAAAGGGGATTATAACTTCAAATGTAGGTATAATTAGAAGATATGAAAATAAATTTTATATAATAGGTGATTATAAATTTAATATCATAAATTCTCAAGCTTTAAAGTTCTATCAAAATATAATAGATATGCCTACTTTAAGTATAGAATTAAATAGAAAAGAAATAAAAAATATGCTTAAGGGCAATAAAGGCAATGTTCAAGGGATTATTTATGGTAAACCTGAACTTATGATAAGTGAATATTGTCCAATAGGAAGTACTTTTGGAGATAAATCTTCAAATAGTAATTGTAATTTAGCATGTACAAGGGATGAATTTACTTTAGTTGATAGAATAAATGAGAAATTCAGAGTTATGACTGATATATTTTGTAGAAGTTATATTTTAAATCCAACGCCTATTAATATGATAGATGAAATAGAGGATTTAAAGAATATTGGGATAAATTCATTTAGAGTAGAATTTAGAGATGAAGATTATAACGAAGTTAAGAAGGTTATAAGAATGTTAAAGGGTAATGAAGTAATTAATAATAAAGATTATACAAAAGGCCACTATAGAAGGGGTATAGAATAA
- a CDS encoding endonuclease MutS2, translated as MNEKSLRVLEFNKVKEKLKFYSVTSGGKELIDNLKPYSTIFEVENKLQESDEALDILIRKGAPPFEGLFDVREALERAEKGGVLSPGQLLRIGGMLRCSRRFKDYISRTEEEIAYPKLEDLAYILTPIKSLEDAIENAIISEEEISDKASSTLHNIRRSIKEKNSSVREKINSIVRANAKYLQDSLYTMRGDRYVLPVKAEYKGAVQGLVHDQSSTGATLFIEPISLVNLNNEIKELKLKEQAEIERILMDLSERVSLNIDDAKSNAKMLVELDFIFAKGKYGSAINAICPKINEEKVFDIIQGRHPLIDPKIVVPSDIYIGKEFNTLMITGPNTGGKTVTLKTVGLLHLMALSGLLIPAKDGSKVGFFTKIFADIGDEQSIEQSLSTFSSHMTNIVNIMEEADENSLVLFDELGSGTDPVEGAGLAVAILDTLRNRGAKQIATTHYSELKGYALKTPGIENASVEFDVETLRPTYRLLIGIPGKSNAFQISKRLGLKDDIISKAKAYISEENLQFEDLIRELQEKSIIANRDAREARKIKIEAEEVKKKYDEKLKRLEEVRDKAYEDARRDAKDIISRAKDEADEILKAMRELEKLGIEQGGRKRLEEERKKLKDALEEREASLMKMKENQGEVIDKVNLGMEAFLPSLNQKVIIISMPDSRGEVQVEAGIMKINVKLKDLRKTNDTPKKKEKKKREVKLNLKSVESRIDLRGMDSEEACFRTDKYLDEAYMVNLGEVVIVHGKGTGVLRKAISDMLKRHPHVKSYRLGVYGEGGDGVTIATLK; from the coding sequence ATGAACGAAAAATCTCTAAGAGTATTGGAATTTAATAAGGTAAAAGAAAAATTGAAATTTTATTCTGTTACATCAGGAGGGAAAGAACTAATAGATAACTTAAAGCCATATTCAACTATATTTGAAGTTGAAAATAAACTTCAAGAAAGTGATGAAGCTTTAGATATATTAATTAGAAAAGGAGCACCTCCATTTGAGGGGTTATTTGATGTACGAGAAGCTTTAGAAAGAGCAGAAAAAGGAGGCGTATTATCACCAGGTCAATTACTTAGAATTGGTGGTATGCTTAGATGTTCAAGAAGATTTAAGGATTATATTTCAAGAACTGAAGAAGAAATTGCATATCCTAAACTAGAAGATTTAGCATATATATTAACTCCTATAAAATCATTAGAAGATGCAATAGAAAATGCTATTATTTCAGAAGAAGAGATAAGCGATAAGGCAAGTTCAACATTGCATAATATAAGAAGAAGTATAAAAGAAAAAAACTCATCAGTTAGAGAGAAAATAAATAGTATAGTTAGAGCAAACGCAAAGTATCTTCAAGATAGTTTATATACTATGAGAGGGGATAGATATGTTTTACCTGTAAAGGCAGAATATAAAGGGGCTGTTCAAGGGCTTGTACATGATCAAAGTTCAACTGGAGCTACTTTATTTATAGAACCTATAAGTCTTGTAAACTTAAATAATGAGATAAAAGAGCTAAAATTAAAGGAACAAGCAGAAATAGAAAGAATCTTAATGGATCTTTCAGAAAGAGTTTCATTAAATATAGATGATGCTAAAAGCAATGCTAAAATGTTAGTAGAATTAGATTTTATTTTTGCTAAGGGTAAATATGGATCAGCTATAAATGCAATATGTCCTAAAATAAATGAAGAAAAAGTTTTTGATATTATACAAGGAAGACATCCACTTATTGATCCTAAAATAGTTGTACCATCAGATATATATATAGGAAAAGAATTTAATACATTAATGATTACAGGTCCAAATACTGGTGGTAAAACAGTAACGTTAAAAACAGTAGGTTTATTGCATTTAATGGCATTAAGCGGTTTATTAATACCTGCAAAAGATGGGTCAAAAGTAGGATTCTTTACTAAAATATTTGCAGATATTGGAGATGAACAAAGTATAGAACAATCTTTATCAACTTTCTCATCTCATATGACAAATATAGTAAATATAATGGAAGAAGCAGATGAAAATTCATTAGTTTTATTTGATGAATTAGGATCAGGTACAGACCCAGTAGAAGGTGCTGGATTAGCAGTAGCTATTTTAGATACTTTAAGAAATAGAGGAGCAAAACAAATAGCTACAACTCATTACAGTGAATTAAAGGGGTATGCTTTAAAAACTCCAGGAATAGAAAATGCATCTGTAGAATTTGACGTTGAAACCTTAAGACCAACTTACAGATTATTAATAGGTATTCCAGGAAAATCCAATGCTTTTCAAATATCCAAAAGATTAGGTCTTAAAGATGATATTATATCTAAAGCCAAAGCTTACATTTCAGAAGAAAACCTACAATTTGAAGATTTAATAAGAGAACTTCAAGAAAAAAGTATAATTGCAAATAGAGATGCACGAGAAGCTAGAAAAATTAAAATTGAAGCTGAAGAAGTAAAAAAGAAATATGATGAAAAACTTAAAAGATTAGAAGAAGTAAGAGATAAAGCTTATGAAGATGCAAGAAGAGATGCTAAAGATATAATTAGTAGAGCTAAAGATGAAGCAGATGAAATATTAAAGGCTATGAGAGAACTTGAAAAGCTTGGAATAGAGCAAGGTGGTAGAAAAAGACTAGAAGAAGAAAGAAAGAAATTAAAGGATGCCTTAGAAGAGAGAGAAGCATCCCTTATGAAAATGAAAGAAAATCAAGGAGAAGTTATAGATAAAGTCAATTTAGGAATGGAAGCATTTTTACCATCTCTAAATCAAAAAGTTATAATTATTTCAATGCCAGATTCTAGAGGAGAAGTACAAGTAGAAGCTGGGATAATGAAAATAAATGTTAAACTTAAAGATTTAAGAAAAACAAATGATACTCCTAAGAAAAAAGAAAAGAAAAAAAGAGAAGTAAAATTAAATCTAAAATCAGTAGAAAGTAGAATAGATTTAAGAGGTATGGATTCAGAGGAAGCTTGTTTTAGAACAGATAAATATTTAGATGAAGCATATATGGTTAACCTAGGAGAAGTTGTAATTGTTCATGGAAAAGGTACTGGAGTACTTAGAAAAGCTATAAGCGATATGTTAAAAAGACATCCTCACGTTAAATCATATAGATTAGGAGTCTATGGAGAAGGCGGAGATGGAGTTACTATAGCAACTTTAAAATAA
- a CDS encoding DUF523 domain-containing protein, with protein MYIISGCLCGINCKYNGKNNLNSECMKLFKEGKAILVCPEQLGGLSTPRRPAEMMDNPRGIIEGKGILLNNNNVDVTEFFKKGALEVLNIAKMINPKMIILKDGSPSCGVNYVYDGSFSGKKILGQGLTTFILKENGFKVISELDLGGEKSGILESIQEKNK; from the coding sequence GTGTATATAATAAGTGGGTGTTTATGTGGGATAAATTGCAAATATAATGGCAAAAATAATTTGAATTCAGAATGTATGAAGTTATTTAAAGAAGGAAAAGCTATTTTAGTTTGTCCAGAGCAGCTTGGAGGACTTTCTACTCCAAGAAGACCTGCAGAGATGATGGACAATCCTAGAGGGATAATAGAGGGAAAGGGAATATTATTAAATAATAACAATGTAGATGTTACAGAATTTTTTAAAAAAGGTGCTTTAGAAGTTTTAAATATAGCTAAAATGATAAATCCTAAAATGATAATTTTAAAAGATGGAAGTCCTTCATGTGGAGTAAATTATGTATACGATGGAAGTTTTTCAGGAAAGAAGATACTAGGACAAGGACTTACAACCTTTATTTTAAAAGAGAATGGATTTAAGGTTATTAGTGAATTAGATTTAGGAGGAGAGAAGAGTGGGATTTTGGAATCTATTCAAGAAAAAAACAAATAA
- a CDS encoding M15 family metallopeptidase codes for MRQDNLKTELNKVKVKKLHEKPRRKSKKMIRRSIIVMLVGGVIVGISVYMPIQMKYKNLLEKEVIAGERFDSKIKVINDFKYIKDHVDEIYTSNDKIEEIKKKILEASNEISNGVTEKLEGLVADLSNMVNEISVSNEMELQGLFDKINEDKLEGFNEEEVSKVNSYINEFNDCFKNKQYKKSKEILDALSTYISDIKKIANERRIKEIYEKKSKEDSSLREPKYINGILLVNKEFGLPDNFGTGESQEARVAFEQMKADASKEGIYLHAFSTYRSYWSQNRLYWNYASSYGQDPTDTFSAKPGFSEHQTGLAFDIGGTDRSLWAENDFKYTKEAEWLKNNSHKYGFILRYPEGKEWKTGFMFESWHFRYIGVEHSKHFENSNLTLEEYLGV; via the coding sequence TTGAGACAGGATAATTTAAAAACAGAATTAAATAAAGTCAAAGTGAAAAAGTTACATGAAAAACCTAGAAGGAAAAGTAAAAAAATGATAAGACGATCTATTATAGTTATGTTAGTAGGAGGAGTTATAGTAGGAATTAGTGTATATATGCCTATACAAATGAAATATAAAAATCTTTTAGAAAAAGAAGTAATTGCAGGAGAAAGATTTGATTCAAAGATAAAAGTAATTAATGACTTCAAATATATAAAAGATCATGTAGATGAAATTTATACTTCTAATGATAAAATTGAAGAGATAAAAAAGAAAATATTAGAAGCTTCAAATGAAATATCTAATGGGGTTACAGAAAAACTAGAAGGCTTAGTAGCAGACCTAAGTAACATGGTAAATGAAATAAGCGTATCTAATGAAATGGAGCTTCAAGGATTATTCGATAAAATAAATGAGGACAAACTAGAAGGTTTTAATGAAGAAGAAGTAAGTAAAGTTAATAGTTATATAAATGAATTTAATGATTGTTTTAAAAATAAACAATATAAAAAATCAAAAGAAATTTTAGATGCTTTATCAACATACATAAGTGATATTAAAAAAATAGCAAATGAAAGAAGAATAAAAGAAATTTATGAAAAAAAATCTAAGGAAGATTCAAGCTTAAGAGAGCCTAAATATATAAATGGAATATTACTTGTAAATAAAGAGTTTGGATTGCCTGATAACTTTGGAACTGGAGAAAGTCAAGAGGCAAGAGTTGCTTTTGAACAAATGAAAGCAGATGCTTCAAAGGAAGGTATATATTTACATGCTTTTTCAACTTATAGAAGCTATTGGTCACAAAATAGACTTTATTGGAACTATGCATCAAGTTATGGACAAGACCCAACAGATACTTTTTCGGCAAAACCTGGATTTAGTGAACATCAAACAGGACTAGCTTTTGATATAGGAGGCACAGATAGATCTTTATGGGCAGAGAATGATTTTAAGTACACTAAAGAAGCAGAGTGGCTTAAAAATAATTCACATAAATATGGCTTTATTTTAAGATATCCGGAAGGAAAAGAATGGAAAACGGGGTTTATGTTTGAATCTTGGCATTTTAGATATATAGGAGTAGAACATAGCAAACATTTTGAAAATAGCAACTTAACTTTAGAGGAATATTTAGGTGTTTAA
- a CDS encoding aminotransferase class I/II-fold pyridoxal phosphate-dependent enzyme has translation MYKMNQKETPLFNALLKYVDYDTLPFHVPGHKKGVGIDEEFKNFIGENPFKIDVTVFKSVDSLHHPTGPIKKAQELAADAYGADASFFSIHGTSGAIQAMIMSTVTDGDKIIVPRNVHKSVTAGIILSGAVPVFMQPELDKKLGIAHGVTPKTVKKTLEENKDAKAVLIINPTYYGVATDIKEIANIVHSYNIPLIVDEAHGPHLAFSNKLPTSALEAGADICAQSTHKIIGSLTQGSLLHVKSKYIDPKRVKQILNLLQTTSPSYILMASLDTARRQIAINGSTLLDKTIELCKYTRNEINKIPGFYSFGEEILGKPGCYSFDSTKLTISSRELGITGFELDMILSNKYHIQMELSDFYNVLAVGSFGDTREGMERLLKALKEISKEYYGKKPYIPDFLDIPSIAPKVINPREAFYSDKISTPLKESIGKISGEFLLAYPPGIPLLCPGEKINEEIVNYVEDLKRANLYVQGTEDPTVTSIKIVEI, from the coding sequence GTGTATAAAATGAATCAAAAAGAAACTCCTCTTTTTAATGCCTTGCTAAAATATGTAGATTATGATACTTTACCATTTCATGTTCCTGGACATAAAAAAGGCGTAGGCATAGATGAGGAGTTTAAAAATTTCATTGGGGAAAATCCATTTAAAATAGATGTTACTGTTTTTAAGTCAGTAGATAGTTTACATCATCCAACAGGACCTATAAAAAAAGCTCAAGAATTAGCTGCTGATGCCTATGGTGCTGATGCATCATTTTTCTCAATTCATGGAACATCGGGTGCTATACAAGCTATGATTATGTCAACTGTAACTGATGGAGATAAAATTATAGTTCCTAGAAATGTCCATAAATCTGTTACTGCTGGAATAATACTAAGTGGTGCTGTACCAGTATTTATGCAACCAGAATTAGATAAAAAATTAGGGATTGCTCACGGAGTAACTCCTAAAACTGTAAAAAAAACTTTAGAAGAAAATAAAGATGCTAAAGCTGTTTTAATAATAAACCCTACATATTACGGTGTTGCAACTGATATTAAAGAAATTGCTAATATAGTTCATAGCTATAATATCCCACTTATTGTAGATGAAGCTCATGGACCTCATTTAGCATTTTCAAACAAACTACCTACATCAGCTCTTGAAGCTGGAGCTGACATTTGTGCTCAAAGTACCCATAAAATAATTGGTTCTTTAACACAAGGTTCTTTACTTCATGTAAAAAGTAAATATATTGATCCTAAAAGAGTTAAGCAAATACTAAATCTGCTTCAAACAACTTCTCCTTCTTATATATTAATGGCTTCCTTAGATACCGCTAGAAGACAAATTGCTATTAACGGTTCTACGTTATTAGATAAAACTATAGAACTTTGTAAGTATACAAGAAATGAAATTAATAAAATACCTGGATTTTATTCTTTTGGAGAAGAAATATTAGGTAAACCTGGATGTTATTCCTTTGATTCAACTAAACTAACTATATCTTCTAGGGAGCTAGGTATTACTGGCTTTGAACTTGATATGATTCTTTCTAATAAATATCATATACAAATGGAATTATCAGATTTTTATAATGTCTTAGCTGTTGGTTCCTTTGGCGATACTAGAGAAGGGATGGAAAGATTACTAAAAGCCTTAAAAGAAATTTCTAAAGAATATTATGGAAAAAAACCTTATATTCCAGATTTTTTAGATATACCTTCTATTGCACCTAAAGTAATAAATCCAAGAGAAGCTTTTTATAGCGATAAAATATCCACACCTTTAAAAGAAAGTATAGGAAAAATATCTGGAGAATTTCTTCTTGCCTATCCACCTGGCATACCATTATTATGTCCTGGTGAAAAAATAAATGAAGAAATTGTTAATTATGTAGAGGATTTAAAAAGAGCGAACTTATATGTTCAGGGAACTGAAGATCCTACAGTAACAAGTATAAAGATAGTTGAAATTTAA
- a CDS encoding 50S ribosomal protein L25, translating to MTNLELNKRDNKVSNSAKKARRNGKVPGVLYGKTIKSLMFEVGELELAREIACEGEHGILNFNLTGENHKALVKDVQRDPVSHKIIHLDLEELQGNQNIISSVPIHYVGEEILTKRGIVLQKERDSVKVECAADLLPKYLEVKVNRGGVGSVYKFGDLEVASEISIVDDLNSVIASISYERKTVADDMEAVVESEEKDLNK from the coding sequence GTGACAAATTTAGAATTAAATAAGAGAGATAATAAAGTTTCAAATAGTGCTAAGAAAGCAAGAAGAAATGGAAAGGTCCCAGGTGTTTTATATGGAAAAACAATCAAGAGTTTAATGTTTGAAGTAGGAGAGTTAGAATTAGCAAGAGAAATAGCATGTGAAGGAGAACATGGTATATTAAATTTTAATTTAACCGGAGAAAATCATAAAGCATTAGTTAAGGATGTTCAAAGAGATCCAGTATCTCATAAAATAATACATTTAGATTTAGAAGAATTACAAGGAAATCAAAATATAATATCTTCAGTACCAATTCATTATGTTGGAGAAGAGATATTAACTAAAAGAGGAATTGTTCTTCAAAAAGAAAGAGATAGTGTAAAGGTAGAATGTGCAGCTGATCTATTACCTAAATATTTAGAAGTTAAAGTAAATAGAGGGGGAGTAGGTTCAGTTTATAAGTTTGGAGATTTAGAAGTAGCATCTGAAATTTCAATAGTAGACGATTTAAATTCTGTAATAGCATCTATTAGCTATGAAAGAAAAACTGTAGCTGATGATATGGAAGCTGTAGTAGAATCAGAAGAAAAAGATCTAAATAAGTAA
- a CDS encoding phospho-sugar mutase → MLFMEKYQHWLDSTIVDEEIKEELRNIKDEKELEDRFYKELDFGTGGLRGIIGAGSNRMNIYTVSKATQGFANYLNGRFENPSVAIAYDSRNMSKEFAKSAALTLCANNVKVYLFEDLRPTPMLSFATRYLNCYGGIVITASHNPKEYNGYKVYDEFGGQVTDEKANIIINEVNKIKDFNEIKNMTEEEALHKQLLVYIGEEVDKAYIESVKGLSIRTKLVKEKANELKVIYTPIHGSGNVPVRRVLKELGYTGVKVVKEQEAPDGNFPTASYPNPEEPAVFKLALDMAKTENPDVIFATDPDADRIGVVVKDSTGEYRVLTGNQTGLLLTHYILDALKEEGKLPKDGVIIKTIVTTEGARKIAEDYNVELMDVLTGFKYIGEKIREFKEAKNKTYLFGFEESYGYLAGDFVRDKDAVIASMLIAEMTLFYKEQGKSLYDGLIDLYEKYGYFKENLVSFGLKGKEGQEKIAKCIDSLRNTKLTEVNGVKVKTKLDYKLSIEEDVITGEKKNINLPKSNVLKFILENGSYFVIRPSGTEPKMKAYLAVKGNSLKGAEEDLETFKENVVSLINEKLA, encoded by the coding sequence ATGTTATTTATGGAAAAATACCAACATTGGTTAGATTCAACAATAGTTGATGAGGAAATTAAAGAAGAGTTAAGAAATATAAAAGATGAAAAAGAATTAGAAGATAGATTTTATAAAGAACTTGACTTTGGTACTGGAGGATTAAGAGGAATAATTGGAGCAGGTAGTAATAGAATGAATATATATACTGTTTCAAAAGCAACTCAAGGATTTGCTAATTATTTAAATGGAAGATTTGAAAATCCATCAGTTGCAATAGCTTATGATTCTAGAAATATGTCAAAAGAGTTTGCAAAATCAGCAGCTTTAACTCTTTGTGCAAATAACGTAAAGGTTTATCTTTTTGAAGATTTAAGACCTACACCGATGCTTTCATTTGCAACAAGATATTTAAATTGCTATGGTGGAATAGTTATAACTGCTTCACATAATCCAAAAGAATATAATGGATATAAAGTTTATGATGAATTTGGTGGACAAGTTACAGATGAAAAAGCAAATATAATCATAAATGAAGTTAATAAAATAAAAGACTTTAACGAAATTAAGAATATGACAGAAGAAGAAGCTTTACATAAGCAATTATTAGTGTATATAGGTGAAGAAGTTGATAAAGCTTATATTGAATCTGTTAAAGGATTAAGTATAAGAACTAAGCTTGTTAAAGAAAAAGCTAATGAATTAAAAGTAATATATACTCCGATACATGGGTCTGGTAATGTTCCAGTAAGAAGAGTTTTAAAAGAACTTGGATATACTGGAGTTAAAGTTGTTAAGGAACAAGAAGCACCAGATGGAAATTTCCCAACAGCTTCATATCCAAACCCGGAAGAACCAGCTGTATTCAAATTAGCGTTAGATATGGCTAAAACAGAAAATCCAGATGTTATTTTTGCAACAGACCCAGATGCAGATAGAATAGGTGTTGTAGTTAAAGATAGTACAGGAGAATATAGAGTTTTAACTGGTAATCAAACAGGATTATTATTAACTCATTATATTTTAGATGCCCTAAAAGAAGAGGGTAAGCTACCAAAAGATGGAGTAATAATTAAAACTATAGTTACTACTGAAGGAGCTAGAAAGATAGCTGAAGATTATAATGTTGAGTTAATGGATGTATTAACAGGATTCAAATATATAGGTGAAAAAATTAGAGAATTTAAAGAAGCAAAAAATAAAACATATCTTTTTGGATTTGAAGAAAGTTATGGATATTTAGCAGGAGATTTCGTAAGAGATAAGGACGCTGTTATTGCATCTATGTTAATAGCAGAAATGACTTTATTCTATAAAGAACAAGGAAAGAGTCTATATGATGGATTAATAGATTTATATGAAAAATATGGATACTTCAAAGAAAATTTAGTTTCATTTGGCTTAAAAGGAAAAGAAGGTCAAGAAAAAATAGCTAAGTGTATAGATTCATTAAGAAATACTAAATTAACTGAAGTTAATGGCGTAAAAGTTAAAACTAAATTAGATTATAAATTAAGTATTGAAGAAGATGTGATTACAGGAGAAAAGAAAAATATAAATCTTCCAAAGTCTAATGTACTTAAGTTTATATTAGAAAATGGTTCATATTTTGTTATAAGACCATCAGGAACTGAGCCAAAAATGAAAGCATATCTTGCTGTTAAGGGTAATAGCTTAAAGGGTGCAGAAGAAGATTTAGAAACATTTAAAGAAAATGTAGTTTCATTAATAAATGAAAAATTAGCATAA